A single window of Jiangella alkaliphila DNA harbors:
- a CDS encoding PPOX class F420-dependent oxidoreductase gives MPNIATNTTVDLAGLLEFVRPRHRGIVITIRGDGGPQASPVTCGVDDSGRIVVSTYPDRAKAQNVRHRPQASIVVLSDDFGGAWVQVDGLAEIIDLPDSVEPLVEYYRNVAGEHEDWDGYREAMHRQGKSLLRITPQRWGPIATGGFPPHLDPDGDPDGDHGHGHGHGHDDQDGHEH, from the coding sequence ATGCCGAACATCGCCACGAACACCACCGTCGACCTCGCCGGGCTGCTCGAGTTCGTCCGGCCGCGCCACCGCGGCATCGTCATCACCATCCGCGGCGACGGCGGCCCGCAGGCCTCGCCGGTCACCTGCGGCGTCGACGACTCCGGCCGCATCGTCGTCTCCACCTACCCGGACCGCGCGAAGGCGCAGAACGTCCGGCACCGCCCGCAGGCCAGCATCGTCGTCCTGTCCGACGACTTCGGCGGCGCGTGGGTGCAGGTCGACGGCCTGGCCGAGATCATCGACCTGCCCGACTCCGTCGAGCCGCTGGTCGAGTACTACCGCAACGTCGCCGGCGAGCACGAGGACTGGGACGGCTACCGCGAGGCCATGCACCGGCAGGGCAAGTCGCTGCTGCGCATCACGCCGCAGCGGTGGGGCCCGATCGCGACCGGGGGCTTCCCGCCGCACCTCGACCCCGACGGCGACCCCGACGGTGACCACGGCCACGGCCACGGGCACGGTCACGACGACCAGGACGGCCACGAGCACTGA
- the argC gene encoding N-acetyl-gamma-glutamyl-phosphate reductase, whose protein sequence is MGATVAIAGASGYAGGELLRLLLAHPELGVGTVTAHSKAGDRLIAHHPQLIELADRILEPTTAQALAGHDVVILALPHGASADIAAQLPDDVLVLDCGADHRLTDAADWQKFYGTEHAGSWPYGLPELVHADGHKQRDALPGATRIAVPGCNVTAVTLALAPGLAAGVVAPDDIVAVLACGTSGAGTSLKPHLLASEIMGAASPYAVGGVHRHVPEIQQNLQLAGGRPVTLSFTPTLVPMSRGILATVTAKLTGDGDGGSVRAAWEAAYADEPFVHLLPEGQWPTTAAVLGANTAHVQVTVDEAAGRVVAIAAIDNLTKGTAGAAIQSANLALGLPETLGLPTTGVAP, encoded by the coding sequence ATGGGAGCGACTGTGGCGATCGCGGGAGCGAGCGGCTATGCGGGCGGCGAGCTGCTGCGCCTGCTGCTCGCGCACCCCGAACTCGGCGTGGGGACGGTGACGGCGCACTCGAAGGCGGGCGACCGCCTGATCGCGCATCACCCGCAGCTGATCGAGCTGGCCGACCGGATTCTGGAACCGACGACGGCGCAGGCGCTGGCCGGGCACGACGTGGTGATCCTGGCGCTGCCGCACGGCGCGTCGGCCGACATCGCCGCACAACTGCCGGACGACGTCCTGGTGCTCGACTGCGGCGCGGACCACCGCCTCACCGACGCCGCCGACTGGCAGAAGTTCTACGGCACCGAGCACGCCGGCAGCTGGCCCTACGGCCTCCCGGAACTCGTCCACGCCGACGGGCACAAGCAGCGCGACGCGCTCCCGGGCGCCACCCGCATCGCCGTCCCCGGCTGCAACGTCACCGCGGTGACGCTCGCGCTGGCGCCCGGCCTGGCCGCCGGCGTCGTCGCGCCCGACGACATCGTCGCGGTGCTCGCGTGCGGCACGTCCGGCGCCGGCACGTCGCTGAAGCCGCACCTGCTGGCCAGCGAGATCATGGGCGCGGCCAGCCCGTACGCCGTAGGCGGCGTGCACCGGCACGTCCCGGAGATCCAGCAGAACCTGCAGCTCGCGGGTGGCCGGCCGGTCACCCTCTCGTTCACCCCGACCCTGGTGCCGATGAGCCGCGGCATCCTCGCCACGGTGACGGCCAAACTGACGGGTGACGGTGACGGCGGCAGCGTGCGGGCCGCATGGGAGGCGGCCTACGCCGACGAGCCGTTCGTCCACCTGCTGCCGGAGGGGCAGTGGCCCACCACGGCCGCCGTCCTCGGGGCCAACACCGCGCACGTCCAGGTGACGGTCGACGAGGCGGCCGGCCGGGTGGTCGCGATCGCCGCCATCGACAACCTCACCAAGGGCACCGCGGGCGCGGCGATCCAGTCGGCCAACCTTGCGCTCGGGCTCCCCGAGACGCTCGGCCTGCCGACGACGGGGGTGGCGCCGTGA
- the argB gene encoding acetylglutamate kinase → MQRSSSLPGRPQVRTEGSGRPSAPHRPSVLPGSEGANGALAKAGVLVEALPWLKRFHGKIVVVKYGGNAMIDDDLKRAFADDIVFLRLAGLKPVVVHGGGPQITSMLDRLGIESEFRGGLRVTTPEAMDVVRMVLVGQVGREIVGLMNSHGPLAVGLSGEDAGLFTARRRSAVVDGVQVDIGLVGDVAKVDAGAVLDLIDAGRIPVVSSVAPDAEGVVHNVNADTAAAALAVELGAEKLVVLTDVEGLYRNYPADTDIVQEITAAELTTLLPSLSAGMIPKMQACLRAVEGGVPEATIIDGRVPNSLLLEVFTDEGVGTMVIPS, encoded by the coding sequence ATGCAACGATCATCCTCTCTCCCCGGTCGACCTCAGGTCCGGACCGAGGGCTCAGGGAGACCTTCGGCCCCCCATCGCCCGTCGGTATTGCCTGGCTCGGAGGGGGCGAACGGGGCGCTCGCGAAGGCCGGGGTGCTGGTCGAGGCGCTGCCCTGGCTGAAGCGGTTCCACGGCAAGATCGTCGTGGTGAAGTACGGCGGGAACGCGATGATCGACGACGACCTCAAGCGGGCGTTCGCCGACGACATCGTCTTCCTCCGGCTGGCCGGGCTGAAGCCGGTCGTCGTGCACGGCGGGGGGCCGCAGATCACCTCGATGCTCGACCGTCTCGGCATCGAGAGCGAGTTCCGCGGCGGCCTGCGGGTCACCACGCCCGAGGCGATGGACGTCGTCCGCATGGTGCTGGTCGGCCAGGTCGGCCGCGAGATCGTCGGGCTGATGAACAGCCACGGGCCGCTGGCGGTCGGGCTGTCCGGCGAGGACGCCGGCCTGTTCACCGCGCGGCGCCGGTCGGCCGTCGTCGACGGCGTGCAGGTCGACATCGGGCTGGTCGGCGACGTGGCCAAGGTCGACGCCGGCGCGGTTCTCGATCTCATCGACGCCGGGCGCATCCCGGTGGTCTCGTCTGTCGCACCGGACGCCGAGGGCGTCGTACACAACGTCAACGCCGACACCGCCGCCGCCGCGCTCGCCGTCGAGCTGGGCGCGGAGAAGCTGGTCGTGCTGACCGACGTGGAAGGGCTGTACCGCAACTACCCGGCCGACACCGACATCGTCCAGGAGATCACCGCCGCCGAGCTGACGACGCTGCTGCCGTCGCTGTCGGCGGGCATGATCCCGAAGATGCAGGCGTGCCTGCGCGCGGTCGAGGGCGGCGTGCCCGAGGCGACGATCATCGACGGCCGGGTCCCGAACTCGCTGCTGCTGGAAGTGTTCACCGACGAAGGTGTGGGAACGATGGTGATCCCGTCATGA
- a CDS encoding TIGR03619 family F420-dependent LLM class oxidoreductase codes for MLAPLTDPTELRVVLPDESPAMEPGRLAGLAVQAERLGYGAVLLPDHLLPPEPYGAAFGGVYEPLTTLAYLAAATQRLRLGTSVLVLSLRDPFLVAKQAATVHRLSGGRLLLAVGAGWVRTEFDAVGADYAGRGRYVEDAVRVMRALFDGATSYDGPRFGFERGVFEPRPLTPLPIAVGGTTDAALNRVAAVADEWHAFALDADGFASRLARLRALRDDGPLAGRPLRAGTRIEWAGGRDELAAAVESVQKLAAAGADSVAVWFGDHEGFGDRMDEFAAAFS; via the coding sequence ATGCTCGCACCCCTCACCGACCCCACCGAACTGCGGGTCGTCCTGCCCGACGAGTCGCCCGCCATGGAGCCCGGCCGGCTGGCCGGCCTCGCCGTCCAGGCCGAACGGCTCGGCTACGGCGCCGTCCTGCTGCCCGACCACCTGCTGCCGCCCGAGCCGTATGGCGCGGCGTTCGGCGGCGTCTACGAGCCGCTGACCACGCTGGCGTACCTCGCGGCCGCCACGCAGCGGCTGCGGCTGGGCACGTCGGTGCTGGTGCTGTCGCTGCGCGACCCGTTCCTCGTCGCCAAGCAGGCCGCGACGGTGCACCGGCTGTCCGGCGGGCGGCTGCTGCTCGCCGTCGGGGCCGGGTGGGTGCGCACCGAGTTCGACGCCGTCGGCGCCGACTACGCCGGCCGCGGCCGTTACGTCGAGGACGCGGTGCGGGTGATGCGGGCGCTGTTCGACGGCGCGACCTCGTACGACGGCCCTCGGTTCGGGTTCGAGCGCGGCGTGTTCGAGCCGCGGCCGCTGACCCCGCTGCCGATCGCGGTGGGCGGCACCACCGACGCCGCGCTGAACCGGGTCGCCGCGGTGGCCGACGAGTGGCACGCCTTCGCCCTCGACGCGGACGGGTTCGCGTCGCGGCTGGCCCGGCTGCGGGCACTGCGCGACGACGGGCCGCTGGCCGGGCGGCCGCTGCGCGCGGGCACCCGCATCGAGTGGGCCGGCGGGCGGGACGAGCTGGCCGCGGCCGTCGAGTCGGTCCAGAAGCTCGCGGCGGCCGGCGCCGACTCCGTCGCCGTCTGGTTCGGCGACCACGAGGGCTTCGGCGATCGGATGGACGAGTTCGCCGCCGCGTTCAGCTGA
- a CDS encoding MOSC domain-containing protein has protein sequence MAQVTAVSSSPTHSFSKPALAAIRLLAGLGVEGDAHLGTTVQHLSRLQRDPDAPNLRQVHLMHAELHDELAAAGHTVGPGQLGENVTTRGVDLLGLPAGTRLRLGAEAVVEVTGLRNPCHQIDDFQPGVLKQVVGRDADGEIVRKAGVMAIVLVGGEVRPGDAIAVEPPPEPHRPLAPV, from the coding sequence ATGGCGCAGGTCACCGCCGTCAGCTCCAGTCCCACGCACAGCTTCAGCAAGCCGGCCCTGGCCGCGATCCGGCTGCTGGCCGGCCTCGGCGTCGAGGGCGACGCGCACCTCGGGACGACGGTGCAGCACCTGTCCCGGCTGCAGCGTGACCCGGACGCGCCGAACCTGCGGCAGGTGCACCTCATGCACGCCGAACTGCACGACGAGCTGGCCGCCGCCGGGCACACCGTCGGCCCCGGGCAGCTGGGCGAGAACGTCACCACCCGCGGCGTCGACCTGCTCGGCCTGCCGGCGGGGACCCGGCTGCGGCTGGGTGCCGAGGCGGTCGTCGAGGTCACCGGGCTGCGCAACCCGTGCCACCAGATCGACGACTTCCAGCCGGGCGTGCTCAAGCAGGTCGTCGGACGCGACGCAGACGGTGAGATCGTCCGCAAGGCCGGGGTGATGGCGATCGTGCTGGTGGGCGGCGAGGTGCGGCCGGGTGACGCGATCGCCGTCGAGCCGCCGCCCGAGCCGCACCGCCCGCTCGCCCCGGTGTGA
- the pheS gene encoding phenylalanine--tRNA ligase subunit alpha, which translates to MSAPNSDYDPVQVTPLDADQVAQMVSDALAAFAAAGDLDALKEARLAHTGDRSPLALANREIGALPPQARKEVGQRVGTARRDVAAALAERQAVLEAERDERVLVEEAVDVTLPWDRAPQGARHPLTTIQERVADVFVAMGWEVAEGPEVEAEWLNFDALNIGPDHPARTMQDTFFVENEDSGLVLRTHTSPVQARSMLSRTPPIYVICPGRTFRTDELDATHTPVFSQVEGLAVDEGLTMAHLKGTLDHFASSMFGAGLTTRLRPSYFPFTEPSAEMDLQCFVCRGASVGDPDNPCRTCGSEGWIEWGGCGMVNPRVLIACGIDPDRYTGFAFGMGLERTLMFRHGVEDMRDMVEGDVRFAAAFGMEI; encoded by the coding sequence ATGTCCGCGCCCAACAGCGATTACGACCCAGTCCAGGTGACGCCGCTCGACGCTGACCAGGTCGCGCAGATGGTGTCCGACGCCCTGGCCGCGTTCGCCGCGGCCGGCGACCTCGACGCGCTCAAGGAGGCCCGGCTCGCGCACACCGGCGACCGGTCGCCGCTGGCGCTGGCCAACCGCGAGATCGGCGCGCTGCCGCCGCAGGCCCGCAAGGAGGTCGGCCAGCGCGTCGGCACCGCGCGCCGCGACGTCGCCGCCGCCCTCGCCGAGCGGCAGGCCGTGCTCGAGGCCGAGCGCGACGAGCGCGTGCTGGTCGAGGAGGCCGTCGACGTCACGCTGCCGTGGGACCGCGCCCCGCAGGGCGCCCGGCACCCGCTGACCACCATCCAGGAACGGGTGGCCGACGTCTTCGTGGCGATGGGCTGGGAGGTCGCCGAAGGCCCCGAGGTCGAGGCCGAGTGGCTGAACTTCGACGCGCTCAACATCGGCCCCGACCACCCGGCGCGCACCATGCAGGACACCTTCTTCGTCGAGAACGAGGACTCCGGGCTGGTGCTGCGCACGCACACGTCGCCGGTGCAGGCGCGGTCCATGCTCAGCCGCACGCCGCCGATCTACGTCATCTGCCCGGGCCGCACGTTCCGCACCGACGAGCTCGACGCCACGCACACGCCGGTGTTCAGCCAGGTCGAGGGCCTGGCCGTCGACGAGGGCCTGACCATGGCGCACCTCAAGGGCACCCTCGACCACTTCGCGTCGTCGATGTTCGGCGCCGGCCTCACCACGCGGCTGCGCCCGTCGTACTTCCCGTTCACCGAGCCCAGCGCCGAGATGGATCTGCAGTGCTTCGTCTGCCGCGGCGCGTCGGTCGGTGACCCGGACAACCCGTGCCGCACCTGCGGGTCCGAGGGCTGGATCGAGTGGGGCGGCTGCGGCATGGTCAACCCGCGGGTCCTGATCGCCTGCGGCATCGACCCGGATCGGTACACCGGCTTCGCGTTCGGCATGGGCCTGGAGCGCACGCTGATGTTCCGCCACGGCGTCGAGGACATGCGCGACATGGTCGAGGGCGACGTCCGGTTCGCGGCGGCCTTCGGGATGGAGATCTGA
- a CDS encoding phosphotransferase, with amino-acid sequence MPPVTASGVRATWESLPAAVRAGVEDLLGSPVVAAVNQSGGFSPGLAARVRCADGGRAFVKAVGTPLNPESPGIHRREADVTAALPATAPVPRLRGSYDDGDWVALVFDEVDGRMPHEPWRPDELRLVVDGVTKLSRSLTPCPVPSPRLARDELREPMLCYRSLAADPPADLDPWERRHLNRLADLAASALDVVDGDTLVHYDLRADNVLLDGSRVWFVDWPWAFRGAVWIDSLMLLKNAAFHGHDPEPYLDGHPLLGGVDPWHVTAALAGLAGFFGANGRRPAPPGLPTIREFQLAQHATTLAWVRRRTGWA; translated from the coding sequence ATGCCACCCGTCACCGCGTCCGGAGTCCGCGCGACCTGGGAGTCGCTGCCCGCGGCCGTCCGCGCCGGCGTCGAGGACCTGCTCGGCTCGCCGGTCGTGGCCGCCGTCAACCAGTCCGGTGGCTTCTCCCCCGGCCTGGCCGCGCGCGTGCGCTGCGCCGACGGTGGCCGGGCGTTCGTCAAGGCGGTCGGCACGCCGCTCAACCCGGAGTCGCCGGGCATCCACCGGCGCGAGGCGGACGTCACGGCGGCGCTGCCCGCGACGGCGCCGGTGCCGCGGCTGCGTGGCTCCTACGACGACGGCGACTGGGTCGCGCTGGTCTTCGACGAGGTCGACGGGCGGATGCCGCACGAGCCGTGGCGGCCGGACGAGCTGCGACTGGTGGTCGACGGCGTGACGAAGCTGTCGCGGTCGCTGACGCCGTGCCCGGTGCCGTCGCCGCGCCTCGCGCGCGACGAGCTGCGCGAACCGATGCTGTGCTACCGGTCGCTCGCCGCCGACCCGCCGGCCGACCTCGACCCGTGGGAGCGCCGGCACCTGAACCGGCTGGCCGACCTGGCCGCGTCGGCGCTGGACGTGGTCGACGGCGACACGCTCGTGCACTACGACCTGCGGGCCGACAACGTGCTGCTGGACGGGTCGCGGGTGTGGTTCGTGGACTGGCCGTGGGCGTTCCGCGGCGCCGTGTGGATCGACTCGCTGATGTTGCTGAAGAACGCCGCCTTCCACGGCCACGACCCGGAGCCCTACCTCGACGGCCATCCACTGCTCGGCGGCGTCGACCCGTGGCACGTGACGGCAGCGCTGGCCGGGCTCGCGGGATTCTTCGGCGCGAACGGCCGCCGGCCGGCGCCGCCCGGGCTGCCGACGATCCGCGAGTTCCAGCTGGCCCAGCACGCCACGACGCTGGCCTGGGTGCGCCGCCGCACCGGCTGGGCGTGA
- the pheT gene encoding phenylalanine--tRNA ligase subunit beta: MRVPLSWLRDYAALPDDVSPRDVATRLIRAGLEVETVDEAGADLVGPLVVGRVLQFADEPQKNGKTIRWCSVDVGEAEPRGIVCGAHNFAVDDLVVVSLPGAVLPGGFAISARKTYGHVSDGMICSVRELGIGDDHAGILVLQPDEAAPGDDAISLLRLRDDVLDIAVTPDRGYCLSIRGVAREAATAFGVPFADPGVRTDVAMTGDDGYPVRLEDAERCPVFAARAVTGVDPAAPSPRWLQRRVQLAGMRPISLAVDITNYVMLELGQPIHGYDRDALRGPIVVRRAAAGEKLTTLDGAVRALDPDDLLITDDSGPIGMAGVMGGGSTELSDATTAIVVEAAHFEPTGIARTARRHKLPSEASKRFERGVDPALPAVAAQRVVDLLVSLGGGVQEPGLTVAGSVPAPSPIEIPVDLPARVAGVDYPADEVTSLLTAVGAVVSPARAERVAVTPPTWRPDLTDPYDLVEEVARLHGYDAVPSVLPVAPAGRGVTPSQRLRRRVERAVAAAGYVEAPSYPFVGEAEFDALGFPADDARRVALRLANPISEEQPLLRTTLLPGLLATLRRNVGRGAVDVAVYEAGLVFRPAPGPLPVPPRLPVDRRPTDDELAELLAAVPSQPRRVAVALAGEREPAGWWGSGRPASWADAVEAARVVARAAGVALRVERDEHTPWHPGRCAALYVGETLVGHAGELHPRVVAALGLPSRTAAMELELDRFFPGGLADVADEPVRAPSVPTFPVATQDVALVVDASVAAADVEDALRRGAGELLESVRLFDVFTGAQLGEGKKSLAYALRFRAPDRTLTVEETTAARDAAVAEAAARTGAVLRGA; the protein is encoded by the coding sequence ATGCGCGTCCCCCTGAGCTGGCTGCGCGACTACGCGGCGCTGCCCGACGACGTCAGCCCGCGCGACGTCGCGACCCGGCTGATCCGCGCCGGCCTCGAGGTCGAGACCGTCGACGAGGCGGGCGCCGACCTCGTCGGCCCGCTGGTCGTCGGCCGGGTGCTGCAGTTCGCCGACGAGCCGCAGAAGAACGGCAAGACCATCCGCTGGTGCTCGGTCGACGTCGGCGAGGCGGAGCCGCGCGGCATCGTCTGCGGCGCGCACAACTTCGCGGTCGACGACCTCGTCGTCGTGTCGCTGCCCGGCGCGGTGCTGCCCGGCGGGTTCGCGATCTCCGCGCGCAAGACCTACGGGCACGTGTCCGACGGCATGATCTGCTCGGTCCGCGAGCTGGGCATCGGCGACGACCACGCCGGCATCCTCGTGCTGCAGCCGGACGAGGCGGCGCCCGGCGACGACGCGATCTCGCTGCTGCGGTTGCGCGACGACGTCCTCGACATCGCCGTCACGCCCGACCGCGGCTACTGCCTGTCCATCCGCGGCGTCGCCCGCGAGGCGGCGACGGCGTTCGGGGTGCCGTTCGCCGACCCCGGGGTGCGCACCGACGTCGCCATGACCGGCGACGACGGGTACCCGGTACGGCTCGAGGACGCCGAGCGCTGCCCGGTGTTCGCCGCCCGCGCCGTGACCGGCGTCGACCCTGCCGCGCCGAGCCCGCGCTGGCTGCAGCGACGGGTCCAGCTGGCCGGCATGCGGCCGATCTCGCTGGCCGTCGACATCACCAACTACGTCATGCTCGAGCTGGGCCAGCCGATCCACGGCTACGACCGCGACGCGCTGCGGGGGCCGATCGTGGTCCGCCGCGCCGCGGCGGGGGAGAAGCTGACGACGCTCGACGGCGCGGTCCGCGCGCTCGACCCCGACGACCTGCTGATCACCGACGACTCCGGACCGATCGGTATGGCCGGAGTCATGGGCGGCGGGTCGACGGAGCTCAGCGACGCCACGACGGCGATCGTCGTGGAGGCCGCGCACTTCGAGCCGACCGGCATCGCCCGCACCGCCCGCCGGCACAAGCTGCCCAGCGAGGCGTCCAAGCGGTTCGAGCGCGGCGTCGACCCCGCGCTGCCCGCGGTGGCGGCGCAGCGGGTCGTCGATCTCCTGGTGTCGCTCGGCGGCGGCGTGCAGGAGCCCGGCCTGACGGTGGCCGGGTCGGTGCCGGCCCCGTCGCCGATCGAGATCCCAGTCGACCTGCCGGCGCGGGTCGCCGGTGTGGATTACCCGGCGGACGAGGTGACGTCGCTGCTCACGGCCGTGGGCGCGGTGGTCTCGCCGGCACGCGCCGAGCGCGTCGCCGTCACCCCGCCGACGTGGCGGCCCGACCTCACCGACCCGTACGACCTGGTCGAGGAGGTGGCCCGGCTACACGGCTACGACGCGGTGCCCTCAGTGCTGCCGGTCGCGCCGGCCGGGCGCGGTGTGACGCCGTCACAGCGGCTGCGCCGCCGGGTCGAGCGCGCCGTGGCCGCGGCCGGCTACGTCGAGGCGCCGTCGTACCCGTTCGTGGGCGAGGCCGAGTTCGACGCGCTCGGCTTCCCGGCCGACGACGCGCGACGGGTCGCGCTGCGGCTGGCCAACCCGATCTCCGAGGAGCAGCCGCTGCTGCGCACGACGCTGCTGCCCGGCCTGCTGGCGACGCTGCGGCGCAACGTCGGCCGGGGCGCCGTCGACGTGGCCGTGTACGAGGCCGGGCTGGTGTTCCGGCCGGCGCCGGGGCCGCTGCCGGTTCCGCCGCGGCTGCCGGTCGACCGCCGGCCCACCGACGACGAACTGGCAGAGCTGCTGGCCGCCGTGCCGTCGCAGCCGCGCCGGGTCGCCGTCGCGCTGGCCGGCGAGCGCGAGCCGGCCGGCTGGTGGGGCTCCGGCCGCCCGGCGAGCTGGGCCGACGCCGTCGAGGCCGCGCGGGTCGTCGCCCGGGCCGCCGGCGTCGCGCTGCGGGTCGAGCGCGACGAGCACACGCCCTGGCACCCGGGTCGCTGCGCCGCCCTGTACGTCGGCGAGACCCTGGTCGGGCACGCCGGCGAGCTGCACCCGCGGGTCGTCGCGGCGCTCGGCCTGCCGTCGCGCACGGCGGCGATGGAACTGGAACTCGACCGGTTCTTCCCGGGCGGCCTGGCCGACGTCGCCGACGAGCCGGTGCGGGCGCCGTCGGTGCCGACCTTCCCGGTCGCCACCCAGGACGTCGCGCTCGTCGTCGACGCGTCGGTGGCCGCCGCCGACGTCGAGGACGCGCTGCGGCGTGGGGCGGGCGAGCTGCTGGAGTCGGTGCGGCTGTTCGACGTGTTCACCGGCGCGCAGCTCGGCGAGGGGAAGAAGTCGCTGGCCTACGCGCTGCGGTTCCGCGCGCCCGACCGCACCCTCACCGTCGAGGAGACGACGGCCGCTCGCGACGCCGCCGTGGCCGAGGCGGCGGCGCGGACCGGCGCGGTCCTGCGCGGCGCATGA
- the argJ gene encoding bifunctional glutamate N-acetyltransferase/amino-acid acetyltransferase ArgJ — MSVTAAAGFRAAGVAAGLKPSGKPDVALVVNDGPQHAAAAVFTSNRCKANPVLWSERTIADGQLSAVVLNSGGANCYNGPEGFQTTHASAELVAELTGGQAFDVAVCSTGLIGQPLDRPLLEAGIRAAHTELSPDGGPAAATAIMTTDTVRKEALVTSADGWVVGGMAKGAGMLAPALATMLVVVTTDAVADAATLDQALRAATRTTFDRLDTDGCMSTNDTVALLASGASGVQPTLDQLTAAVSAVCADLAEQLWHDAEGAHHDIAIEIAGAASEADAVEVARAVARSNLFKAAIFGNDPNWGRVLAAVGTTQAAFEPEKIDITMNGVKVCVAGGTQFGAPSTEVDLSGRDVHVLVELNAGPATATVLTSDLTHDYVHENSAYST, encoded by the coding sequence GTGAGCGTCACCGCAGCGGCCGGCTTCCGGGCCGCCGGCGTCGCCGCCGGACTGAAGCCCAGCGGCAAGCCCGACGTCGCGCTGGTCGTCAACGACGGCCCGCAGCACGCCGCCGCCGCCGTGTTCACGTCGAACCGGTGCAAGGCGAACCCGGTGCTGTGGAGCGAGCGGACCATCGCCGACGGGCAGTTGTCCGCGGTCGTCCTCAACTCCGGCGGCGCCAACTGCTACAACGGCCCCGAGGGGTTCCAGACGACGCACGCCAGCGCCGAGCTGGTCGCCGAGCTGACCGGCGGCCAGGCCTTCGACGTCGCCGTCTGCTCCACCGGCCTGATCGGCCAGCCGCTGGACCGGCCGCTGCTCGAGGCCGGCATCCGCGCCGCCCACACCGAGCTGTCGCCCGACGGCGGCCCGGCCGCGGCCACCGCCATCATGACCACCGACACCGTCCGCAAGGAAGCCCTCGTCACCAGCGCCGATGGCTGGGTGGTCGGGGGCATGGCCAAGGGCGCGGGCATGCTCGCCCCCGCGCTGGCCACCATGCTGGTCGTCGTCACCACCGACGCCGTCGCCGACGCGGCCACGCTCGACCAGGCACTGCGCGCGGCGACGAGGACGACGTTCGACCGGCTCGACACCGACGGCTGCATGTCCACCAACGACACCGTCGCGCTGCTGGCCAGCGGCGCGTCCGGCGTGCAGCCCACGCTCGACCAGCTGACCGCAGCGGTCAGCGCCGTCTGCGCCGACCTCGCCGAGCAGCTCTGGCACGACGCCGAGGGCGCCCACCACGACATCGCGATCGAGATCGCCGGTGCGGCGAGCGAGGCCGACGCCGTCGAGGTCGCCCGCGCCGTCGCTCGCAGCAACCTGTTCAAGGCCGCGATCTTCGGCAACGACCCGAACTGGGGCCGGGTGCTGGCCGCCGTCGGCACGACCCAGGCGGCGTTCGAGCCGGAGAAGATCGACATCACGATGAACGGCGTCAAGGTCTGCGTCGCCGGCGGGACGCAGTTCGGCGCACCGTCGACGGAGGTCGACCTGTCCGGCCGCGACGTGCACGTGCTGGTCGAGCTGAACGCCGGTCCGGCCACGGCGACGGTCCTGACCAGCGACCTCACGCACGACTACGTCCACGAGAACTCGGCGTACTCGACATGA
- a CDS encoding SDR family NAD(P)-dependent oxidoreductase — protein MSVAGVPAARTALVTGAGRGIGRAIAVGLAERGVSVGLLARDAAALDEVAAECRATGAGAVTFPADVTDAEAVTAAVGAVAAELGTVDLLVNNAGAIEPVEEPFLGTDVDDTWRVVEVNLRGPLLVTHAVLPRMLAAGGGRVVNISSGMAYRATTAYTGYAISKGALARFTAQLAAQYGDAGVRAFDLAPGTVRTVMSTSMPVHAGYTGWTPPERAVELVAAIGAGTLDDLTGRFFRAGTDTPESLLALRDQILAHDARVLRLPTAGPDDPLG, from the coding sequence ATGAGCGTCGCCGGAGTGCCCGCGGCCCGGACGGCGCTGGTCACCGGCGCCGGCCGGGGCATCGGCCGCGCGATCGCAGTCGGGCTGGCGGAGCGCGGCGTGTCGGTCGGCCTGCTGGCGCGCGACGCCGCTGCACTGGACGAGGTGGCCGCCGAGTGCCGCGCCACCGGGGCCGGCGCGGTCACGTTCCCCGCCGACGTCACCGACGCCGAGGCCGTCACCGCCGCCGTCGGCGCCGTCGCGGCCGAGCTGGGCACGGTCGATCTGCTGGTCAACAACGCCGGGGCGATCGAGCCGGTCGAGGAGCCGTTCCTCGGCACCGACGTCGACGACACCTGGCGGGTCGTCGAGGTCAACCTGCGCGGCCCGCTGCTGGTCACGCACGCCGTGCTGCCCAGGATGCTGGCGGCGGGCGGCGGCAGGGTCGTGAACATCAGCAGCGGGATGGCCTACCGGGCGACGACGGCCTACACCGGCTACGCGATCTCGAAGGGCGCGCTGGCCCGGTTCACCGCCCAGCTGGCCGCGCAGTACGGTGACGCCGGCGTGCGCGCCTTCGACCTCGCGCCCGGCACCGTCCGCACCGTGATGTCGACGTCGATGCCGGTGCACGCCGGCTACACCGGCTGGACACCGCCGGAGCGCGCCGTCGAGCTGGTCGCGGCCATCGGCGCCGGCACGCTCGACGACCTGACCGGCCGGTTCTTCCGGGCCGGCACCGACACACCGGAGTCGCTGCTGGCGCTGCGCGACCAGATCCTCGCCCACGACGCCCGCGTCCTCCGCCTCCCCACCGCCGGCCCGGACGACCCGCTCGGCTGA